A single window of Crassostrea angulata isolate pt1a10 chromosome 8, ASM2561291v2, whole genome shotgun sequence DNA harbors:
- the LOC128160898 gene encoding uncharacterized protein LOC128160898, with translation MNLAAGCPCVADCTVGSVFAGIIVGILLTLLILHGKWERIKIFILKKMRSFKKTRAVSNQSYEADFYIDPNAVESLQEDENYQNVVISEDKSGGIVDRPVSDEIPGGDAVYAVSLKKVTKKPGLPTEMIQKIASLHENSSKIVARRSQEFEDFVDIEKKTEDHEISRSATLPTSKDTTKAKASDKENDQKKSNSKKGLKKKTSKNASISSKNSDPDQSQQQSDAIEVVSSNTSYVMTEASANGEYFVLDKTFC, from the exons ATGAATCTTGCAGCTGG TTGTCCTTGTGTTGCAGACTGTACCGTTGGCTCCGTGTTCGCCGGTATAATCGTTGGAATACTCCTCACATTGCTGATTCTCCACGGAAAATGGGAGCGGATCAAAATATTCAT cctTAAAAAAATGCGATCCTTTAAAAAGACTAGAGCTGTTTCAAATCAAAGCTACGAAGCCGACTTTTATATTGATCCG aacgCAGTGGAATCATTGCAAGAGGATGAAAATTACCAGAATGTTGTCATATCCGAGGATAAAAGTGGGGGGATTGTGGACAGGCCGGTGAGCGACGAAATCCCGGGCGGTGACGCTGTCTACGCAGTCAGTTTGAAGAAAGTTACCAAGAAACCGGGACTTCCCACGGAGATGATCCAGAAAATCGCCAGTCTGCACGAAAATTCGTCCAAAATAGTGGCCAGAAGATCGCAAGAGTTCGAAGACTTTGTAGACATTGAAAAG AAAACTGAAGACCACGAGATTTCCCGATCAGCAACTCTACCAACTTCGAAAGACACAACGAAAGCCAAGGCATCTGATAAAGAAAATGACCAGAAGAAGTCAAACAGCAAAAAGggattgaaaaagaaaacaagcaAAAATGCTAGCATATCGAGCAAAAATAGTGACCCAGATCAGTCACAACAACAAAGTGATGCCATTGAAGTGGTATCAAGCAATACGTCCTACGTAATGACCGAGGCATCAGCCAATGGGGAGTACTTCGTGCTGGACAAAACTTTCTGTTAG